In Sedimenticola thiotaurini, the following proteins share a genomic window:
- a CDS encoding retropepsin-like aspartic protease family protein yields the protein MMILSWVLLLVLMSFLFSNILERQNNPNRDPVSLQDNQGNSQVVLKRNRAGHYVASGRINGHPVLFLLDTGATDVAISDELAERLELPRGRQILSQTANGTVVSWRTRLAEVGLGDITLRDVSASILPGMEGNDVLLGMSFLKRLEWTQRGNQLTLKKL from the coding sequence ATGATGATTCTCTCCTGGGTATTGCTGTTGGTGTTGATGTCATTTCTGTTCAGTAACATCCTGGAGCGGCAAAACAACCCCAACCGGGATCCTGTCAGCCTGCAGGATAATCAGGGCAACAGCCAGGTGGTGTTGAAGCGTAACCGGGCCGGTCACTACGTGGCCAGTGGTCGGATCAATGGGCATCCGGTGCTGTTTCTGCTGGATACCGGCGCCACCGATGTGGCGATCTCCGATGAACTGGCCGAGCGCCTTGAACTGCCCCGGGGGCGGCAGATACTCAGCCAGACCGCCAATGGTACGGTAGTCTCCTGGCGGACCCGATTGGCTGAAGTGGGGCTGGGAGATATTACCCTGCGCGATGTCAGCGCCAGCATTCTGCCCGGTATGGAAGGTAACGATGTGTTGCTGGGGATGAGTTTTCTGAAGCGGCTCGAATGGACGCAGCGGGGTAATCAGTTGACGCTGAAAAAGCTGTGA
- a CDS encoding gamma-glutamyltransferase family protein — protein sequence MKTAAGVVAAGHPVTANAATEILRAGGNAFDAALAALFASCVAEPVLASLGGGGFLNARPAATKPLLYDFFAQTPHLKPDESDIDLYPILADFGTAQQEFHIGMGSIATPGVIKGAFAIHRDLCRMPMREIIQPACEAARQGVRVNGFQHYISEVVSPIILSSPEALQLHASRERPGTIAAPNEVLCNPAMADGFEILALEGEALFYHGELGQQLVEECHARGGCLTRKDLEAYQVERRTPLVLNYHDAQLFTNPPPSIGGLLIAFTLALLEPEKLGNHPINSAHHLGRIGQAMELTQQLRNQVDNGGNATPPDHILSGELIERYRTIMGNHRSFSRGTTQISVADRSGNLASMTLSNGEGSGYVLPECGIMLNNMLGEEDINPYGFNQWPLNRRIASMMSPTLVIRADGDAIAVGSGGSNRIRSAILQVLVNIIDFDMEIEQAVEQPRIHFESGLLNVETGPAEDTIQTLQQTFDQVRCWPDKNLFFGGAHTVMRKQNGTLSGSGDSRRGGVCYQA from the coding sequence ATGAAAACTGCTGCAGGCGTCGTAGCGGCCGGCCATCCGGTCACCGCCAACGCCGCCACTGAAATTCTACGCGCCGGTGGCAACGCCTTCGATGCGGCGCTGGCGGCCCTGTTTGCCAGTTGCGTCGCCGAACCGGTACTGGCATCACTGGGCGGTGGCGGCTTTCTGAACGCCAGACCCGCCGCAACAAAACCGCTGCTGTATGACTTTTTTGCCCAGACACCCCACCTGAAGCCGGATGAATCGGATATCGACCTTTACCCCATCCTGGCCGACTTCGGTACCGCTCAGCAGGAGTTTCACATCGGCATGGGTTCGATAGCCACGCCGGGGGTGATCAAGGGCGCCTTCGCCATCCATCGGGATCTCTGTCGGATGCCGATGCGGGAGATCATCCAACCGGCCTGTGAAGCGGCGCGTCAAGGGGTCCGGGTAAACGGATTTCAGCACTATATATCGGAGGTGGTGTCGCCCATCATCCTGTCGAGTCCCGAGGCACTGCAGCTGCATGCCAGCCGGGAACGACCCGGCACCATTGCGGCCCCCAACGAAGTCCTCTGCAACCCGGCCATGGCGGATGGATTCGAGATTCTGGCCCTGGAAGGTGAGGCACTGTTTTACCACGGCGAACTGGGACAACAACTGGTGGAGGAGTGCCATGCCCGTGGCGGCTGCCTTACCCGCAAAGACCTGGAAGCCTACCAGGTGGAACGGCGGACTCCGCTGGTTTTGAACTATCACGACGCCCAGCTGTTCACCAATCCGCCACCGTCCATCGGCGGACTGCTGATCGCTTTCACCCTGGCGCTGCTGGAGCCGGAGAAGTTGGGCAACCACCCAATAAACAGCGCCCACCATCTGGGTCGGATCGGCCAGGCGATGGAGTTGACCCAGCAACTGCGTAATCAGGTCGATAACGGGGGCAATGCCACGCCACCAGACCATATCCTGTCCGGGGAATTGATCGAGCGCTACCGGACCATCATGGGCAATCATCGCAGTTTCTCCCGCGGCACCACCCAGATCAGCGTCGCCGACCGGTCCGGCAACCTGGCCAGCATGACCCTGTCCAACGGAGAGGGCTCCGGCTATGTACTGCCGGAATGCGGCATTATGCTGAACAACATGCTGGGCGAGGAGGATATCAATCCCTACGGCTTTAACCAGTGGCCCCTGAACCGGCGCATCGCCTCCATGATGTCACCCACCCTGGTGATCAGGGCCGATGGTGATGCCATCGCCGTTGGCTCTGGTGGATCCAATCGCATTCGCAGCGCGATTCTGCAGGTACTGGTCAACATAATTGACTTCGACATGGAGATCGAACAGGCGGTTGAGCAACCCCGGATACATTTTGAATCCGGCCTGTTGAACGTGGAAACGGGACCCGCCGAAGATACCATCCAGACCCTGCAACAGACGTTCGACCAGGTCCGCTGCTGGCCCGACAAAAATCTGTTTTTCGGCGGCGCCCACACGGTGATGCGCAAACAGAACGGCACCCTGTCCGGCAGCGGCGACAGCCGTCGGGGCGGAGTCTGCTACCAGGCATGA
- a CDS encoding bacteriohemerythrin, translated as MKELIWDKTLSVSVDEIDADHQRLVELLNLFNRAVAEDESPDYREALLEELIACTVWHFRHEERLMLRYHYPDLPAHKAEHQELIDSVIAFQQNYQRDGGKMSEADFEYLEHWLTEHILIMDMKLGEWLTGVM; from the coding sequence ATGAAGGAGTTGATTTGGGACAAGACCCTGAGCGTCTCAGTTGATGAGATTGATGCGGATCATCAACGGCTGGTGGAACTGCTCAACCTGTTCAACCGGGCCGTAGCCGAGGATGAATCACCCGACTACCGGGAGGCGTTACTGGAAGAGCTGATCGCCTGTACGGTCTGGCACTTCCGCCACGAAGAGCGCCTGATGTTGAGGTATCACTACCCCGATCTCCCGGCGCACAAGGCAGAGCACCAGGAACTGATCGATAGCGTCATCGCGTTTCAGCAAAACTACCAGCGGGATGGTGGAAAGATGAGCGAGGCCGATTTCGAGTACCTGGAGCACTGGCTGACCGAACACATCCTGATTATGGACATGAAACTGGGTGAGTGGTTGACTGGAGTGATGTAG
- a CDS encoding efflux RND transporter periplasmic adaptor subunit has translation MTATGTLEPVNQVEVGSEISGTINAVLVDFNDRVKQGQVLARMNTDQLQAKVDQAEASLKLARAQVKQSEATVIETRNNLNRARKLAETGMCSEQECDSAQAAYDRAVANLESAKAQVVQAQATLNAELTTLAKATIHSPIDGIVLNRDVEPGQTVAASFQTPVMFILAENLTQMELHVDVDEADVGQIAVGQEALFTVDAYAGRSFPARITEVHFASQTVDGVVTYETVLSVDNSELLLRPGMTATADILVKQVTDALLVPNAALRFSPPEPEQQTSSRGGLISNLMPRPPQAPKPREETSTANNQQQRVWVLNDGAPLPIAVTTGATDGINTEITSGAIEPGMALIIDTISSKQ, from the coding sequence GTGACTGCCACCGGAACGCTGGAGCCGGTAAATCAGGTCGAGGTCGGGTCGGAAATTTCCGGCACCATTAACGCTGTGCTGGTGGATTTTAATGATCGGGTCAAACAGGGACAGGTGCTGGCGCGCATGAACACCGACCAACTTCAGGCCAAGGTGGACCAGGCAGAAGCATCGCTCAAACTGGCCCGGGCACAGGTCAAACAGTCCGAAGCCACGGTTATCGAAACCAGGAACAACCTGAACCGCGCCAGGAAACTGGCGGAAACCGGTATGTGCTCGGAGCAGGAGTGCGATTCTGCACAAGCCGCCTATGATCGTGCCGTGGCCAATCTGGAGAGCGCCAAAGCGCAGGTTGTTCAGGCACAGGCCACACTGAATGCCGAATTGACCACCCTGGCGAAGGCCACCATACATTCCCCCATCGACGGCATCGTACTGAACCGTGATGTGGAACCGGGCCAGACCGTGGCCGCCTCTTTCCAGACACCGGTCATGTTTATCCTGGCCGAAAACCTCACCCAGATGGAGTTACATGTGGATGTGGATGAAGCGGATGTCGGCCAGATCGCCGTGGGGCAGGAGGCGCTGTTTACCGTAGACGCCTATGCCGGCAGAAGTTTTCCCGCCAGAATTACCGAGGTCCATTTCGCCTCCCAGACCGTTGATGGGGTGGTGACTTATGAAACTGTGCTGAGCGTGGACAACTCCGAACTGCTGTTGCGTCCGGGAATGACAGCTACAGCTGATATTCTGGTCAAACAGGTAACAGATGCCTTGCTGGTGCCTAATGCCGCTCTGCGTTTCAGCCCTCCGGAGCCGGAGCAACAGACCTCCAGCAGAGGCGGCCTGATCAGCAACCTGATGCCCCGTCCCCCCCAGGCACCCAAGCCTCGGGAAGAGACCAGCACTGCCAATAACCAGCAGCAACGGGTATGGGTGCTGAACGACGGCGCGCCCCTGCCTATCGCTGTGACCACCGGCGCCACCGATGGTATCAATACCGAGATCACCAGCGGCGCAATTGAACCGGGCATGGCGTTGATCATCGACACCATCAGCAGCAAGCAATAG
- a CDS encoding OsmC family protein, with amino-acid sequence MSEHIINLEWHSSPASSENGTYNRNHRVSFSDTAQVPVSSAPEYKGDPNCADPEKLLTSALASCHMLTFLAIAELKGFQVESYLDRATGFLEKGDNGRPVLSRIELRPKIVFGGENQPDAAAIERLHASAHRNCFIANSIKAKVEVLAA; translated from the coding sequence ATGTCCGAACACATCATAAACCTGGAGTGGCACAGCTCCCCCGCCTCATCCGAGAACGGCACCTACAACCGTAACCACAGGGTCTCATTCAGTGACACCGCCCAGGTGCCGGTCTCATCCGCGCCGGAGTATAAAGGTGATCCCAACTGTGCAGACCCGGAAAAACTGCTCACCAGTGCCCTGGCCAGCTGTCACATGCTGACCTTTCTGGCTATTGCCGAACTGAAAGGTTTTCAGGTGGAGAGTTATCTGGATCGGGCGACCGGTTTTCTGGAGAAGGGTGACAATGGTCGCCCGGTACTGAGCCGCATTGAATTGCGTCCCAAGATTGTGTTCGGGGGCGAGAATCAACCGGATGCGGCGGCTATCGAACGACTGCACGCCAGCGCCCACCGGAACTGTTTTATCGCCAATTCGATCAAGGCGAAGGTCGAGGTGCTGGCGGCATAA
- a CDS encoding FAD-dependent oxidoreductase, whose amino-acid sequence MSDEKKYAGYICTGCGIGERLDSSQLEMIATREGKMQSCKQHELLCSSEGVQMIRDDIANEGATHIMIAACSRRAKVEAFNFTDVAVTRANLREGVIWVRPDEPEHQETTQEMADDYIRMACAELKSMALPSPSGEQSLNKTILVVGGGITGMSAALEAAAAGYPVHIVEKQAALGGHAAEYSKAIPTRSPYKEPRDTGVAEMIASIEANDLITVHLNSTIAKTAGAPGRFSVEIATESGAINSETFGAIIQATGFKLYDPSGLKQYAYSSSPDIVTNHELEKLVKEANGGPIKRPSDGKEVKAVAFVQNVGQSSTEEDQLPYHSGIGDLVAIKQAMYFKEQNGDCDTTILFNNLRTPGAGGEDFYRAGQEKMITFSKGDVSEVIPGDSIEVKFQDLILDEETSMQADLVVLDVGMMPNSGPDPYAVPIVLDEEEQAAAEAAEDTPPPPSVSVDSILNLDYRQGTDLPHLKNGFTDSHFICFPYETRRTGIYAAGPLRRPMDMRQAQDDAAGAAMKAIQAAENAGKGMAAHPRAGDLSFPSFRMDGCTQCKRCTVECPFGAINEDEKGYPVFNESRCRRCGTCMGACPVRVISFENYSVETVNQQIKHVDVPDEFEEKPRILVLACENDAYPALDQAGMNGVEISPWARVIPVRCLGSVSLSWITDSLNSGYDGIVLMGCAKGDDYQCHFVRGSAMAHERMGKVGDTLSSLNLEPERVVVYEVAITDVERAPKLINDMAETVEKIGLSPFKF is encoded by the coding sequence GTGTCTGACGAAAAAAAATATGCCGGTTACATCTGCACTGGTTGCGGAATCGGTGAGCGGCTGGACTCCAGCCAGCTGGAGATGATTGCAACCCGTGAAGGGAAGATGCAGTCCTGCAAGCAACATGAGCTGTTGTGCAGCAGCGAAGGCGTGCAGATGATCCGCGACGACATCGCCAACGAAGGCGCCACCCACATTATGATCGCCGCCTGTTCCCGGCGCGCCAAGGTAGAGGCGTTCAACTTCACCGATGTGGCGGTCACCCGCGCCAATCTCCGTGAAGGTGTGATCTGGGTTCGCCCGGATGAGCCCGAGCATCAGGAGACCACCCAGGAGATGGCGGATGACTATATCCGCATGGCCTGCGCCGAGCTGAAATCGATGGCGCTGCCCTCTCCGTCCGGTGAGCAGAGCCTGAACAAGACCATTCTGGTGGTCGGTGGTGGTATCACCGGCATGTCCGCCGCTCTCGAAGCAGCGGCAGCCGGTTATCCGGTACACATCGTGGAGAAACAGGCCGCCCTGGGTGGTCACGCCGCGGAGTACAGCAAGGCTATCCCGACCCGCTCACCCTACAAGGAGCCGCGGGACACTGGTGTAGCCGAGATGATTGCATCGATCGAGGCCAATGACCTGATCACCGTGCATCTCAACAGCACCATTGCCAAAACCGCCGGTGCACCGGGACGTTTCAGCGTGGAGATTGCCACCGAGTCCGGCGCCATCAACAGCGAAACCTTCGGCGCCATTATCCAGGCCACCGGCTTCAAGCTGTATGATCCCTCCGGTCTCAAGCAGTACGCTTACAGCAGCAGCCCGGACATCGTCACTAACCACGAACTGGAAAAACTGGTCAAGGAAGCCAACGGCGGTCCGATCAAACGCCCCTCCGACGGCAAGGAAGTGAAGGCGGTTGCCTTCGTGCAGAACGTGGGCCAGAGCTCCACCGAAGAGGACCAGCTGCCGTACCACTCCGGTATCGGTGATCTGGTCGCCATCAAGCAGGCGATGTACTTCAAGGAGCAGAATGGTGATTGTGATACCACCATCCTGTTCAACAACCTGCGCACCCCCGGTGCCGGTGGCGAAGACTTCTACCGTGCCGGCCAGGAGAAGATGATCACCTTCTCCAAAGGCGATGTCAGCGAGGTTATTCCTGGTGACAGTATCGAGGTCAAGTTCCAGGATCTGATCCTGGACGAAGAGACCAGCATGCAGGCCGACCTGGTGGTGCTGGATGTGGGCATGATGCCCAACTCCGGCCCGGACCCCTACGCGGTTCCCATTGTGCTGGACGAAGAAGAGCAGGCTGCCGCCGAAGCGGCAGAAGACACCCCGCCACCACCCAGTGTCAGCGTCGACTCGATCCTCAACCTGGACTACCGCCAGGGTACCGATCTGCCGCACCTGAAGAACGGGTTCACCGACTCCCACTTCATCTGCTTCCCATACGAGACCCGCCGTACCGGCATCTATGCGGCTGGCCCGCTGCGCCGTCCCATGGACATGCGCCAGGCTCAGGATGACGCGGCCGGTGCGGCCATGAAGGCGATCCAGGCAGCCGAGAACGCCGGCAAGGGTATGGCCGCCCATCCACGGGCCGGCGACCTGTCGTTCCCCAGCTTCCGCATGGATGGCTGTACCCAGTGCAAACGCTGCACCGTGGAGTGCCCGTTCGGCGCCATCAATGAGGACGAGAAGGGCTATCCGGTATTCAACGAATCCCGCTGCCGCCGCTGCGGTACCTGCATGGGCGCCTGCCCGGTGCGTGTGATCTCGTTTGAAAACTACTCGGTTGAAACGGTTAACCAGCAGATCAAGCATGTCGACGTACCTGACGAATTCGAGGAGAAACCCCGTATTCTGGTACTGGCCTGTGAAAACGACGCCTACCCGGCGCTCGATCAGGCGGGCATGAACGGTGTGGAGATCAGCCCCTGGGCCCGTGTCATACCGGTGCGCTGCCTCGGTTCGGTCAGCCTCTCCTGGATCACTGACTCACTCAACAGCGGCTATGACGGCATTGTTTTGATGGGTTGCGCCAAGGGCGACGACTACCAGTGTCACTTCGTGCGCGGATCGGCCATGGCCCATGAACGCATGGGCAAGGTGGGGGACACCCTCTCCTCGCTCAACCTGGAACCGGAGCGCGTCGTGGTCTACGAGGTGGCGATCACCGACGTAGAGCGTGCACCCAAACTGATCAACGACATGGCGGAGACGGTCGAGAAGATCGGCCTGAGCCCGTTCAAGTTCTAG
- a CDS encoding CoB--CoM heterodisulfide reductase iron-sulfur subunit B family protein has protein sequence MAKKEVSYYPGCSSQTGASSSNLMRATQTMCDELDIQLNEIPDWNCCGASIGYGGGGELPRLTLSARNIALSEQHNPGQEIVATCAACWLSTREAKERLQEDSDMFRDANTALNEIKLKLNNQTPVRHMVEVLVEDIGFEAIKEKVKKPLEGLKIASYIGCQTNRPFGIAEESFENPVYLDHIIESVGADSIPTYEKKVQCCGGALAFSEPEKSQEMIHGIIEAAYDHGADMIATPCPLCQANVEIYQDQINERFGSKFNMPVVYYSQLMSVAFGRNTKDAALDGQIIRAKSLEDIAGK, from the coding sequence ATGGCTAAGAAAGAAGTCTCATATTATCCGGGATGCTCCTCACAGACAGGGGCGTCATCATCCAACCTGATGCGCGCAACCCAGACCATGTGCGACGAGCTGGATATCCAGCTCAACGAAATACCGGACTGGAACTGCTGTGGTGCCTCCATCGGCTATGGCGGCGGTGGTGAACTGCCACGCCTGACCCTGTCGGCCCGCAACATTGCGCTCTCTGAACAGCACAACCCGGGGCAGGAGATCGTCGCCACCTGTGCCGCCTGCTGGCTCTCTACCCGTGAAGCCAAAGAGCGCCTGCAGGAAGATTCTGACATGTTCCGGGATGCCAACACGGCGCTGAACGAGATCAAGCTGAAACTGAACAACCAGACTCCGGTTCGCCACATGGTGGAGGTACTGGTCGAGGATATCGGTTTCGAAGCGATCAAAGAGAAGGTGAAAAAGCCGCTGGAAGGGCTGAAGATCGCCAGCTATATCGGCTGTCAGACCAACCGTCCGTTCGGTATCGCCGAGGAGTCGTTCGAGAACCCGGTCTATCTGGACCATATCATCGAGAGCGTGGGTGCCGATTCCATCCCCACTTACGAGAAGAAAGTACAGTGCTGCGGTGGTGCCCTGGCCTTCTCCGAGCCGGAGAAGTCCCAGGAGATGATCCACGGCATCATCGAAGCCGCCTATGATCACGGCGCCGACATGATCGCTACCCCCTGTCCGCTGTGCCAGGCTAACGTGGAGATCTACCAGGATCAGATTAACGAGCGCTTCGGCAGCAAGTTCAACATGCCGGTGGTCTACTACAGCCAGCTGATGAGCGTCGCCTTTGGCCGCAATACCAAGGACGCCGCCCTGGATGGACAGATCATCCGTGCCAAATCACTGGAAGATATTGCCGGCAAATAG
- a CDS encoding HU family DNA-binding protein produces MFSAHSSGLTQESSMAVKKKAAKKTAAKKAPVAKKKVVAKKAAAKKAPAKKAAAKKAPARKATAKKAPARKTAAKRAPVKKAAAPAKPKAITTKQTKTQILQSIAEETGLTRKQVGDVFTALGTLLKGHMMRRGSGEFAIPETGVKVRRVVKPARKARMGRNPATGEPIKIAAKRATTVVKVTALKALKDTVA; encoded by the coding sequence ATGTTTAGCGCGCACTCATCAGGTCTAACTCAGGAGTCTTCCATGGCCGTCAAGAAAAAAGCAGCAAAAAAAACTGCCGCTAAAAAAGCACCCGTAGCAAAGAAGAAGGTTGTCGCCAAAAAAGCCGCCGCTAAAAAGGCACCTGCCAAAAAAGCCGCTGCCAAAAAAGCTCCAGCCAGGAAAGCCACTGCTAAAAAAGCTCCCGCCAGAAAAACCGCCGCGAAAAGAGCACCCGTTAAAAAGGCTGCTGCCCCGGCAAAACCAAAGGCCATCACCACCAAGCAGACCAAGACCCAGATCCTTCAGTCGATTGCTGAAGAGACCGGTCTTACCCGCAAACAGGTGGGTGACGTGTTCACCGCACTGGGCACTCTGCTCAAGGGCCACATGATGCGCCGTGGATCGGGTGAGTTTGCCATTCCCGAAACCGGTGTGAAGGTTCGTCGCGTGGTAAAACCGGCCCGCAAAGCCCGCATGGGTCGTAACCCAGCAACCGGCGAACCGATCAAGATCGCCGCCAAACGGGCAACCACCGTCGTCAAGGTGACGGCGCTGAAGGCACTGAAGGATACTGTTGCCTGA
- a CDS encoding ABC transporter ATP-binding protein, which yields MSDQEQPLIKLREVSKVYGTGQAEMQALRGIDLTIERGEFVAVMGPSGSGKSTCMNILGCLDTPTAGHYLFDGIDVGTLTRDQLALLRRHYLGFVFQGFNLLNRTSALENVELPLIYRGMAAAERRTRALNALNIVGLSGWENHTPGELSGGQQQRVAIARAIVTEPSVLLADEPTGNLDSSRSREIMELLGSFNRDQGITIVMVTHEPEMAAFANRQIHFLDGRVARDANSGAPS from the coding sequence ATGTCGGATCAGGAACAACCCCTGATTAAACTCAGGGAAGTCAGCAAAGTCTACGGCACAGGACAGGCGGAGATGCAGGCGCTGCGGGGTATCGACCTGACCATCGAACGTGGTGAATTTGTCGCCGTGATGGGACCGAGTGGCTCAGGCAAGTCTACCTGCATGAACATACTGGGCTGCCTGGATACCCCAACCGCCGGACACTATCTTTTTGACGGCATCGATGTCGGCACCCTGACCCGCGATCAACTGGCGCTATTAAGACGCCACTATCTTGGTTTCGTATTTCAGGGATTCAATCTGCTCAACCGAACCTCCGCGCTGGAAAACGTCGAGTTGCCCCTGATCTATCGGGGCATGGCGGCGGCTGAGCGTCGCACCCGGGCACTCAATGCACTGAATATCGTGGGCCTGAGTGGCTGGGAGAACCACACTCCGGGGGAGTTGTCCGGCGGACAGCAGCAACGGGTCGCCATTGCCCGCGCTATTGTCACCGAACCGTCGGTACTACTGGCGGATGAGCCGACCGGCAACCTGGACTCGTCCCGCAGTCGGGAAATCATGGAGTTGTTGGGCTCGTTCAATCGCGACCAGGGCATCACCATTGTCATGGTCACCCATGAGCCGGAGATGGCGGCATTTGCCAACCGCCAGATTCACTTTCTGGATGGCCGGGTGGCCCGCGATGCAAACAGTGGAGCACCCAGCTGA
- a CDS encoding CoB--CoM heterodisulfide reductase iron-sulfur subunit A family protein: MTEVIATNQTILVVGGGISGLTAALEAAETGKQVVLVEKRPYVGGRVTQLYKYFPKLCYPTCGLEINQRRAKMNPNLTIITMAEVTDIQGDAGNYTASVKISPRYVNDNCTGCGDCARAVSSEFDDEYNYGLGKRKGAYLPHRMAHPQRYVIDPAIIGTEEAEKAKAACKANAIDLEMQEETVSFKAGAVVWATGWQPYDANKIQPYGYDRFQNVITNVEFERMADPNGPTGGKILRPSDGEVAKNIAFIQCAGSRDKNHLLHCSRICCMATLKQTHYVQEALGDEGKSTIYYIDIRAIDRFEDFYQTVRENPNVSFIKSKVASITQNNANGNPVLNGVDTEGYHRYANEHDLVVLAVGMQPSVDKASFPVDIVINEEGFIEPATENGGIFAAGCSSDALDVNRAVQQATGAALRAIQVVNRVAGTEG, from the coding sequence ATGACGGAAGTAATTGCAACCAATCAGACCATCCTGGTGGTCGGTGGCGGTATCAGCGGTCTCACCGCTGCCCTGGAAGCCGCTGAGACCGGGAAACAGGTCGTCCTGGTTGAGAAGCGTCCCTATGTTGGTGGTCGTGTCACCCAGCTCTACAAGTATTTTCCCAAACTCTGTTACCCCACCTGTGGACTGGAGATCAATCAGCGCCGGGCCAAAATGAACCCGAACCTGACCATCATCACCATGGCCGAGGTAACCGACATCCAGGGTGATGCGGGTAACTATACCGCCAGTGTAAAGATCAGCCCCCGTTATGTGAACGACAACTGTACCGGCTGCGGTGACTGCGCCCGGGCCGTCAGCAGTGAGTTCGACGACGAGTACAACTACGGTCTGGGCAAACGTAAGGGCGCCTACCTGCCCCATCGTATGGCCCATCCGCAGCGCTACGTTATTGATCCCGCCATCATCGGCACGGAAGAGGCCGAGAAAGCGAAAGCGGCCTGCAAGGCGAACGCCATCGACCTGGAAATGCAGGAAGAGACGGTCTCGTTCAAGGCCGGCGCCGTGGTCTGGGCAACCGGCTGGCAGCCTTATGATGCCAACAAGATCCAGCCCTACGGCTATGACCGCTTCCAGAATGTCATCACCAACGTGGAATTCGAGCGCATGGCCGACCCCAACGGCCCCACCGGCGGCAAGATTCTGCGTCCATCGGATGGTGAGGTGGCCAAGAATATCGCCTTCATCCAGTGTGCCGGTTCCCGTGACAAGAACCATCTGCTGCACTGTTCCCGCATCTGCTGCATGGCAACCCTGAAGCAGACCCACTATGTACAGGAAGCACTCGGCGACGAAGGCAAATCCACCATCTACTATATCGATATCCGCGCCATTGACCGGTTTGAGGATTTCTACCAGACCGTGCGGGAGAACCCCAACGTCTCCTTCATCAAGTCCAAGGTCGCATCGATCACCCAGAACAACGCGAACGGTAATCCGGTCCTGAACGGGGTGGATACCGAAGGTTATCACCGCTATGCCAACGAACATGACCTGGTGGTGCTGGCGGTGGGCATGCAGCCCAGTGTCGACAAGGCGAGCTTCCCGGTGGATATCGTGATCAACGAAGAGGGCTTTATCGAGCCGGCCACGGAAAATGGCGGCATCTTCGCCGCTGGCTGTTCTTCCGATGCCCTGGATGTGAACCGCGCAGTCCAGCAGGCCACTGGCGCCGCGCTGCGCGCCATCCAGGTAGTCAACCGAGTCGCCGGAACGGAGGGTTAA
- a CDS encoding 4Fe-4S dicluster domain-containing protein, protein MSDLNTAMAERYRNNFLKEVEANVEEGEWVKMCMQCGVCAGSCPLGNAWEHTPQKIFMMIRAGKREAVLSSDSMWMCTSCYNCIARCPRGLPITHIMHGLAHYAKRLGLVPKNQPTQEFSQIFWDNLMKKGRVNELKLGLSLYFKDGFGQGIKNALANKQLGQNMMKAKRMNAMEFFGGHGIKDTSGLQKMIKKAQEIEDAKIQGNS, encoded by the coding sequence ATGAGCGATTTAAATACCGCAATGGCCGAAAGGTACCGCAACAACTTCCTGAAGGAGGTTGAAGCCAACGTCGAAGAGGGCGAATGGGTCAAGATGTGCATGCAGTGCGGCGTCTGTGCAGGCTCCTGCCCGCTGGGCAACGCCTGGGAACACACACCGCAGAAGATCTTCATGATGATCCGCGCCGGCAAGCGTGAGGCGGTACTCTCATCCGACTCCATGTGGATGTGTACCTCCTGCTACAACTGCATCGCACGCTGCCCGCGGGGGCTGCCCATCACCCACATCATGCACGGTCTAGCGCACTACGCCAAACGGCTGGGCCTGGTGCCGAAAAATCAACCGACCCAGGAGTTCTCGCAGATCTTCTGGGATAACCTGATGAAGAAGGGCCGGGTCAACGAGCTGAAACTGGGCCTCTCGCTGTACTTCAAAGACGGCTTCGGCCAGGGCATCAAAAACGCCCTTGCCAACAAGCAGTTGGGCCAGAACATGATGAAGGCCAAGCGCATGAACGCCATGGAGTTCTTCGGCGGTCACGGCATCAAAGATACCAGCGGTCTGCAAAAGATGATCAAAAAGGCCCAGGAGATCGAAGATGCCAAAATCCAGGGCAACAGCTAA